Proteins encoded together in one Chitinophaga sp. LS1 window:
- a CDS encoding response regulator transcription factor, producing MFDKIHPDDILERHILELSYFQLQKAMAPENRPAYSTHCRLRIQNDKGIYVYVTHRTIYLRSFQDGSVWLALCLYSPATSSSPSPDIDGRVINSETGEIIKFERYKQFGKQILTRREVEVINHIAGGLDSSKIASLLNLSVYTVRRHRQNILNKLSVANTSEAIKTCSHMGLLK from the coding sequence GTGTTTGATAAAATACATCCGGATGATATCTTAGAACGACATATCCTGGAACTGAGTTATTTCCAGCTGCAAAAGGCCATGGCGCCGGAAAATCGACCTGCCTATAGTACACATTGCAGGTTGAGGATTCAAAATGATAAGGGAATATATGTCTATGTGACACACCGTACCATTTACCTGCGTAGTTTCCAGGATGGCAGTGTGTGGCTGGCGCTATGTCTGTATTCTCCTGCCACCTCTTCAAGCCCTTCACCTGATATTGATGGCAGGGTAATAAACAGTGAAACGGGGGAGATCATCAAATTTGAGCGTTATAAACAATTCGGAAAGCAGATCCTGACCCGCCGGGAGGTGGAAGTGATTAATCATATTGCGGGAGGGCTTGACAGCAGTAAGATTGCCAGCCTCTTAAATCTTTCTGTATATACAGTACGCAGGCACCGGCAGAATATATTAAATAAGTTAAGCGTAGCAAATACTTCGGAGGCTATTAAAACCTGCTCTCATATGGGATTGCTGAAATAG